AATCCTATCTGTTCAATCAAGATTTTTTAACGCATCCCATTCAACTGAATCAAAGCCTTTGAAAATGTGTAGGGATACCGTTCCTACTttacatttagattttttttgtcgATTGCATTAAACTGCAGTAAGCATCTTTCTCATTATCTGACATCCATCTACCTTGTAAGAATCCATTTAGATCTTTCTTGATATATTTCCCtataaaattgtttaattttgCTACCATCGCAGTCACTTAACCTGTGTTATAGGCTGCATCTGGAACTAACTTTGGTGGCCATCATTTGTCATTCAGTTACAGTACTAAGAAGTAATAGGTTTGGGCTGGTAAAATGCCATTGTGCAGCCCTCTAGCCAGgcgtgagtgggtgggtgggtggatggatgttggcagcaacatctggagggtcatatTTGCTTGTCCCCTCATTAAAATGCCACCAGAATCCTTCTTGACTCAATCTGTTTGCGCAGCAcaactcaatttagaggaatggtatagagaactatgggacgtggcaattaatgataaactgtcAGGTGATGTggaaataagaagaggcctatcagaaaacaatgattttaagaaaatatggagtgtattcttggaatatgtattttggacaGGGAAGGGGTGTAcacagagggaagaaacaatgaagttttggactgaatgaaatttaaagtaTTACTAATGCTAGCCCTGAGTGATAGTGGCGCTGATGGAATacgtaattgtattttattgtggtggtAGGTTACGTTGTGTaatttaatatattaaaataaataattttaaaaaaggaagcaagtGGAGATGGTGTCTTTTAAGTCAGAGAGCATAAGGAGGGCCAGCGGTCAGGGAGTTGCTTCTCATATCCCACTTGTTTTGCAGGGAGCGTCCTACACAACATGGAGGAGTCACCTGCCTGAGCAACTCTGTTGCCTCCATGGAACCTTGCCCCACAGCAAGCTGTGCCATGGGGATTGCCAAGGAGGCCACCGAGCCAGCAGAAGGAGGCGCCCGTCTCGCCCTTCCCTCAGAGACTCAGTTCAGGAACCTGCTCTGGAGCGGGCAGGACGAGGCAGCCCTGGATGGACCCGTTTTGGCAGGGATGGGCTTGGGCGAGACTGAGGCAGCCATGGGGTCACCTGTGGAAAGTGACCTGCAGGAGGAGTGGCCAGAACTTCAGAGCCCATCCAGACGGAAGAGAGCcctggaggagggaaaagaagggcTGTTCCCTGAGCAGCTGAGCAGGCAGGCAGAAGCGGCTGCCCCTCCAGAAGCCCTGGGTATGCCTTCAGCCAGACTGGTGAAGAGCAGGATCAGAAGGGaggctttcctttctcttcttccctcaaAGTGGGACAGGGTGGGACTCGGGGGGGTGGGAAAAGGGAAGTGCCAAGCCAGGCAGTGTTCCAGGAAGGGGGAAGGGTCTCGCCTGCCTCCTGCCAGAGAAGGTGCCCCACGAGGCCAGGAGAAAGAGTCTCCAGGGAGAAACCTGTCACGTGGAAGGAAATGTCCGAGCCTTTAGTTCAGGTTTGATGGCTACAGGAACCGGGGGGTGGTCGTGGTGGTTGGTGGTGTAGCCATGATGGCTGTCTTGCTGCGGGAAAGGGCTCTGCAGAGCTGTCCCTGCCGGGTCCTTGAGAGGATGAGTAACCAAGGGAGGACAGTGGCCGAGGAGCCTGCGGGGGCCTAGGATTAGTCCAGTGCCCCTGCGAGACTCTCCAGTGGGTACAGTCTGGCAGTTTCCCTTGCCTGGGCACCAGAGGccaggaggcaggactgggaagccTGGGCCTGCATAGTTCCTTCCACCTCCAGGTGCAGACGAGCAGCTCAGGTAACAGaggccttcctccttcccttccttcgcAGGAGAGCTGTTTGCATCTGCCGTTCCAGCTGCGGCTCATGCCCCACATCCGGCTGCCCCGTCCAGACGGAAGCGCTCCCGTGGGCGGAAGCCCCGGAAGAAAGCCGCTGGGTGCCGCGGCCCCGGTGGCCCCACGCAGTGCTGGGGCAGGAGTGAGGATCCTGGGCCTTCCGAGAACAGCTCCTCGCTGCTGCCCGGGCGGGTGCCGAAGAAGCGGGGTCGCAAGTCCAAGGCGGAGCTGCTCCTGCTGAAGTTGTCGCAGGAGTGCCAGGCAGCCGAGGCCCCGTGCCCGGAGAACTCGGCCCTGGCGCCCAGTGAGAAGGACATGCAGTGCCTTGAGACCACGCCGGGCGGGCGCCCCAAGAGGCGGGCAGCTAAAGTGTAAGCCACAAGAGGAAGGACCTGTGGGGAGTTCTCTTGGAAGGTCTTGGGGGGGAGTGGGGGTGGTGGGAAGAGCTTCCTGGGAGGTTCAGGGTAGAGAAAGTGGTCGCCTCCCGGCTCTTCTGTCTTCCATCAAGGCCACTTAAACAGACAAGGAAGGCGTTTCTTCCCGGCTACGACTCCTAAAACCTACTAGTCAGTGAGATGGGCAGATGCCTCCCCCCCCGGTCGATACAGGGCAATGTCCTGACTCTGCCGCCTGCTGTGGTGGCCACCGGAGGGGGAGGAGGACAGCTGCCCTTCCCCTTTGGGGGCTGTGTTCTCTTGAGGCCTGCCGTCCGCACAGGGTTTGGTTTGTTTTGAACAAATTGTCGCAAAAGCTGGCACCTGGTTAATTGGTGGGTCCTGTTCCGAAGTGCTGGCTGAGCCAACTCCTTCTACCACTTGTTTTTTCTACCAAGCTTTTCTTGGCTGTTCAGAAACAGAAAGGTCCCTGGGTAGATATCAAACCAGGAGGtaaagaaaggggtggggagggcaggCCAAAGTGAGAGGCTGCCCTAAGGTGGCAGACATGCCTGCAGGGGGCAAAGAAGCTTCTAGAACTGGTATGCTGGTTGTACCTAGCGGGCCTCTGGGTGCTGGCACATATTCAGGAGACATGGCTGAGCAGCAGCATCTCCCCGCTTTGCTCCTGAGCCATGCTCTggcctttgggggtgggggttcctTGTTCTCACAATCCGCCTCCCCCAACCTCTTGTCCTCTGCCCCAGAGCCCTTCTGTACCTGCAGGAGTTGGCGGAGGAGCTGACGTCTGTGTGCCAGGCCCCGTCTAGCACCGAGCCCCCAGAAGGCCCGGTCACCCAGCCCAAGGAGCCTGGGAAGAAGCGGCGAGGGCGGAAGCCAAAGGATCAGAGATGGGAGGCTGAGGAGGATGCAGACTTCGTCCCCTCTGAAGAAGGACTCCTGCAcgcagaggaggaagagcaggaggcggaggaggaggaggaggaggaagaggaggaggaggaggaaagtgacCCGCCGCCTCCGAGTGAGGCCTCTGAGCCTGAGCTGGAGCCTGGCCTGCCTGGAGCAGCGGTAACCCAGCTCCACCACGTTGTccctgggggggggtgggggggtgggggtgggctggaAGGTGGGCCTGCCCTGGCCCCGGCCCTCGCTGGGCAGCAGGAGTCCCGCCCTCCTCCCGAACTGGGGCGGCAGCTTCTTCCAGGAAGCCTCTCGAGCGGAGCTTGGCGGGGGCCGCGTTCCTGAccctcccccttcttttccaCAGCGGCCCAGGGCCCAGTGCCGAGGCTTCGCCCCCAATGGCTTGCACAAGTCGGTCATGGCCCCCGTGTGGACGTCTCTGTCAGTTACTCACCGCCTGTGAGCAGAAGggttcttttcttcctccctcatcctggtttttatattattattattattattgttgttgttgttgttgttttgttgttgttgttgttgtgttgttgttgttgttttgttgttgttgttgttgttgttattgttgttattattattattattattattattattattattattattattattattattattattattattattattattaagctgctgctgctgctgctttctcagAGGAGGCTGTCCAGAAAGCAGCGAGGTTGAGATCTTGGGAGCTGGCTCTGTTGGGATCCGACAAGGCCCGCGTTGCAGTggggccctgcctgcctgcctgcctgcctgcctgcctgtgggcCAGCCTGCCTCCTGGGAGCTGAGAGCAGAGCCCCttgggagtcaggcaggggcTGTTCTGGGCCTGGGTTAAAGCTGGAGAATGCTGTGGCCCCCAGGGAATCGGGAGCCTCTGCTGGTTCTGccagggaggagagaaaagatgcCTTTCGTTATTTCACCAGGCAGCTGGGCGCTCCTGTTTGTGGAAAAATAGCCGGAGAAGGCACAAAAATGGCAAAGGGCCTTGAATGCCTGTGAGTCACAAGTGCCCTTGTCGTTGGCTGCCCTGGGAAGGGCTGTTGGAGATGGTCGGCCACAATATcagcgggggggggcagttgCTGACCCTGGCCTGCAaagatttctgttttatttaaaatattttctaccccacctttctccttaaaagaacccattTGTTTCATAGGTTTGTATACGTCCCAGTCAGTGCTGGGCACTGCTCTGGGGGGTTTATATCAAAGGAATACAAAACACAATAACGTAGCccaaagacaaaaaaacaaatccttgaaataaaagcaaatagtcacattaattaaaagaaaaaccccaaaATCAATACATCTAAGCAAACCCAGACAATGGCAAGGCGGTGGCATGACTATAGCAACACGTGGAAGGGGatgcctttttcttcaggcagcctAGTGCGGAAGCTCCTTGTAAAGGCTGTGGGGCTGGGGGTCCAggcgcagccccccccccccaccgcccttCCCCGGGCATGGGTGTCTCGTCACTGCCCTCCCCCGGCCTCTCTCTTGGTGTGGCCGCCCTTTCAGAAAGAGGAGAGGCAGCAGCTGGGGAGGAACCCACCCCACTGAGGTGAAGAggggagcatggggggggggtcagtcgGGCTTGCGTGTCCTCTTTGCCAAAAGGGCTTTGTGGTGGCAGTCAGcattgtcccccaccccacccgctgGCATCTCTTCCAAGACCTACTGGTGCCCCATGGGGAATCCGGCTTTTTCTGAGAGCTTTCCTGGGGGAATGGGACTGCGGTGGCATCAGGGACTAGGGGAATCCCTCCAGGAGGGAGCTGAAATGGGGGTCGCGGAACTGCCCTCTGATTGGCCAGGTGTGACCAGGGAAGCCACTGAAGTGATGTTTGGCTTGTGGAATGGGGTGGGATGTCCAGGCAGCTGAATGCTGGGAGAGCAGAGGTGCCTGTGGCCGGCACACGGCTGTGCCTGGAAAGCCCATTTCTGAAGCAGACGGCCAATGGCAGGCCTCGTCCTGCCCTTGTCAGTGTGGTTGCCTGCAGGTGAAGAAGGGGGGGGTTGTTCCTGTGTGCTCCAGGTACACATCCCTCTTTCTGTTGTGCAGAAAGGCACGCTGCAACTGGAGCCGCTTAGCAAGGCGCACGTGAGGGCGAGGGCGTGTCTTTTGCCCTTGCTGGTGGTGCTCTTTTGCGGGATGCCTCACGTCAGGGCTCCGGCCCCTGGCGATTGGCTCCCTGCTCAGCTACCCTGTTGTCGAAGAGCCTCCTTGTGACAGGGTGGGTGTgcttgtttccccctcccccacaggcGAGAGCAGCTCCATTCCCCCTGGGAGTTTCCAGAGTGGGTCCCCTCTGCCCGGCGGTGGGTCTTCCTCTCCGAGAGGTGAGTGACCTTGGGGCAAGGGAGGTGTCGGGGGGAGGGTccctgagcggggggggggggagggtgataGCGAGAGGCCAAAGGTTTTGGGGGGGGCTGCACTGCGCCTTTCCCAACCACCCCTGGAATCCCTGCCAGGAGAGGCATGGCTGGCGTCCCCGGGCGGGCTGAGAGCAGCCCCCTTCCAGGGAGGGTCGTGTTCTCTGCTGGGCCAGGAGGCTTTGCCAGTGAGGGTCCTCTCtgttctctttcctcttccaaaGTGAAGCTGCTGACTACCTTCCTGGTGAAACCAAGTCCCCCCTCTTCTCCATCCGGCGGGAAGGACTGCAGGAGGACAGGGGCATTCTCTATCGCATCAACAGGtaggtggggacacgggagaggagggccttcttcCAGatggtggaactccctcccacaggaagccaggctgacctcatcttggctgtccttccgcaggaggggccaagacctttctcttcaggcaggcttttccttaatgacgggctgtctgagaggggttttaaatggactgttatgCTTGGTcttagtaactttttaaaatacatttgtacaattctttttaaatatttgtatacttctttaacttttaaatactgttttggaGATGTAAGCCCCCTTAGgtcattttggggagaaaggtggcatagaaatattcgaaaggaaggaaggaaggaaggaaggaaggaaggaaggaaggaaggaaggaaggaagggagggagggagggagggagggagggagggagggagggagggagggtaggtGGGTATGTTGAGACTCCCACCTGAGGGGCTGGTGGCCTTTATGAGTTGCCGTGGAAGCAGGAAAGCTTTAAAAGGTGTCGTTTTGAAACGGGTGGGGAGAGTAAAAGGTCTTTGGAGCTCTTAGCCAGTAAGAGCAAGTGGGGTGGGATGTGGGTCGCCTGCCGGAGTGGGCCTCTCGGTGGCAGCGGGTGGGGCGTGCAGTGGAGGCAGAAGGCCCAGCTTGAGTCTTGTTTGGGCTGCTTTCCTCTGACCACAACCAGCCAGAAATGTGCTTCAGGCCGGCCCCGGCCCCGTCTGCCCAAAGGTCCTGCTTCCGGGGGTGGGTCTGGAGGGGCTTCTGAGCAGGAACCCTCCATTACGCTGTTGCCCTGATTGATGGCCCCcaccttctttctccctccctccctccctccctccctccctccctttctttcttttttcctttcttgctttcctgGCCTGACAGGTTTAATGCCTTGCAGCCCCACGAGGAGCGCCTAGACATGACCTTCTTTGTGGGGGGCCCCGTCTGGGCCCTGGAGTGGTGCCCAACCCCGGAAGGGTCGGGGGCCTCCCAGTGCATTGCCCTCTACTGCACCCCCGGCATGGACGACCGGCACTCCGTGTCAGGGACCCACTCGGGACCAGCTCTGCTCCAGCTGTGGGACGTTGGCCCCATCCAGCAGGACGAGGGGTGAGGGCGGCCCCCAGCGGAGGGAGAGCACCCGCCAGACCCCCTCCTGTTGAATCAGCTGCTTGCCGTGTGCTCGTCCGGCGGCTCGGGAGCCTCCGGCCTGGGCTCTTTCCCACGGGGGAGCTGCAGCTGAGCTGTGTGGCTCCTCTTCTGCCTTGCGGGTGGAGTCAAGCTGGCCCGTGCGCACGCCAGGGCAGGTGCTCCTTCTGCCCAGTGAGGTGGTGCAAGAGCGCTGGAAGGTGGAGCAAGAACTGGCGGGCAAGGCGTGGGCTCCCTATTTCGGCAAGGAAAACCAGCTCCCTGCCCGTGTCCTTTCTCCCTTGGGGCTGGGCATGGGGCCGAGGCCGCCCCCCGATGCCCTCCTTTTGCCGTCTTTCTGCAGGTCAGCCACCAAGCCCGGACTGGCCTACGGCATTGCCACCAACCACGGCTGCATCTGGGACATGAAGTTCTGCCCCAGCGGGGGCTGGGAACCCCCGGCCACAGGCCGCAAGGTCAGAGCTCGAAGCGGCCCCCAGGGACCTGTGGCTGGGCGGAGCCCTGTGGGCAGCTCACAGCCCCTGGCGCCATCAGAGGGGGAGGTAGCAGGATGTGggtcccgccccccccccatgtgtcgCCACTGTGCATCTCCTTTTTGTTCCTCCTCTAGTCCCCTCAGATGAGCCGCCTGGGCCTGCTGGCTGTGGCTTTCTCTGACGGCCAGGTGCTGATCTACAGCCTCCCTCACGCAGAGGCCGTGCGTGCCCACTGGAGAGCCCAGGTAACAGGTAGGAAGAGCTGTTGAGGAATCCATGGAGAGGGCCCGGGCAGATAGGCCTGGCTGAGGCCCCCCATcccatcccccctcccccagggcaGCTTTGGGGCCAGAGCACGGTCGGCTCCGCTGACAGAGCATGACCACCTGCGGCGGCTCTCCTGGGCTTCAGGCGGGAGGAATCCTTCCCTGTCAGACCTGGACTGTTCAGGCAAGTGGCCTCCCTTCTCAGGGAGAACCAGGCTCAGGACGTCCCATCATCAGAGGAGACCAGATCTCATTCGGGGGCCAATGGAGCAAACAAGGAGATCCCTCAGATCCTGCTGCTCCTCTGGTTGGCTTGGCCCTCTCTGTGTAGGGAAGCGGAGAGGGAAGCAAGGCTCCCTCCCAGTGGGGAGCTGGCCTCCCTTGCAAGGAAGGGGGCACAGAAAGGGTTAAGCAGCCACCCTCGGctgcttggagggggggggcatcCGCACCTGCTGGCCATCCACCCGCTCTGGCTCTTCGGGAAAGAGTCCTGGAAAGAGTGCCTGGAGCTGCTGCCTTCCTGGTGCGCCCCGTGTTTCTTCTGCTCCCCTCGTGGCAGGCACCGTTCACCTTCACCTGAcagacgggtgtgtgtgtgtgtgtgcgtgtgctccTTGACCGGTTCAACAACAAAAGGAGGCGCTCCCAACACTGGGAGAAAGGGAGGCACCCCCCGCCCCTCTGTCAGAGGAAGGTTCCCTTGGCCTCTTGGGCTGAGATGGATGGCCTCAGGGGGCCCCCTTCCAGTCCTGTGCTGGCGTCCTAAGTGCTGGCAACCGGAACCCATGTGACCTTGGGCGGAGGGGGGGTCGCGGTGAGCGCTGCCAGCACTGGAGTCAGTGAAGAGCCCATGGGACCGCCGTCAGCCAGGTTCCTGCATGGAGAGCAGAGGATCGGGCCCTTCCGACTCCTCCCCAGTTCTGTCCTGAGCGGGACACGGcctgccctcctccctcccacagagcctgggggcggggggagagagtgtttcccccttcctctctctcggGGCTCCCAGCTCCTGCAGAGGCAGcccccgccgcctcctcctctttgtttCCCCAAAGTCAGCCCCCCCCCAGCGGAGATCGAAGCCAGAGCCCCGCTGCCTCCTCCTCGCTGAGACTGCAGCGGTGAGGAAGCtctgccctccccacccccaccccccctacATCAGGCACCGTGTGGGATCAGGCAAGGTGTCCAATTCATTCTGTGTGCTCGGCCAGCCGTGTCAGCTAATGGTGCTTGTAATTGGATCTGTCTGAGAGtgattgatgatgatggtggtgatgggacAGGGAGGGAACACCGGCTGGACCTGTGATGGCATCGGTGAGCTCTTGGCCTCTCTGGTGGTGATAAAAAAGAagactcccccccacccccacccctccccgtGTCAAGCATTCTTGGTACCCCCTGCTTGCGGCAGGAGGCGTCACCCCCCCCTCCGTGCGTGGGTTTCATCCATCCCACGCCGCGCcgcacctgcctgcctgcctgcctgcctctggcaATGGGTTGGGGCCTCTCTGCCCAAACGGGCCACTGGCTCTGCACCCTCCTGTCGTGTCAAGAGCTGCAGCCCATTGGGCCGGGTGGGTTCAGCTTCCTACAGTGATGGGGGCTGATGGAGGGCAGCTCCCAGCCCGAGCCCCTAAAGGCGTGCCCGCCTGCCTTGAGCGGCTCGCGGGAGCTTCTGTCCAGCCGTCTCTGAAGGGCTTGCGGTGTTGAGCTCAGGGCAGGCTGGAGGgcccctcagcccagcatcctccTTCCCCATGCAAGGcagtcatttctttctttttcttacagtatataaatttattaaacaaacatccgacctaaacaacataaacctagcaccacaataaaatacaactaCGTAATACACCAGTaccaccatcaccctcagggctagcattaataatatttttaaaaatcattcagtccattttctctccaaaacttcagtgtttttcccctcagtgtataccccttccctctccgaaatacaaattccaagaatacactccatatattcttaaaatcattatttttcaattggcctcttcttattttcatatcacatgtcagtttatcattaattgccatatcccataattctcctttaaattgagttggttatcatttttccagttccttgcaaaaattaaccttgctgccgtaacCATTGTTActttaaatccttattttctttcaacaatttaTCCTTCTTGACCatattcaataaagccattgatggggacatttgaatatttaatccagttatttcccttatttaaaaatttgtttccattcttgctttctttcttcacataaccaccacatatgtatatacgtccccttctcttttttgcacCTCCAGCACAGTAATGAtacatttttcctctttccttctctctcctagtgttttacccaattgttgaaagttttcctctttgtaaattggtttttattattgttgttccctttgttgtgagccgcctagagtggtcaatcgactagataggcgggatataaataaaataaataa
The Pogona vitticeps strain Pit_001003342236 chromosome 1, PviZW2.1, whole genome shotgun sequence genome window above contains:
- the GTF3C2 gene encoding general transcription factor 3C polypeptide 2, which translates into the protein MPRGEATWPLAFEASDWPARLGRPGGEPGAGSDATAARSSFCARSGGHLACSGSGEGRRRQRPRPQGRRERPTQHGGVTCLSNSVASMEPCPTASCAMGIAKEATEPAEGGARLALPSETQFRNLLWSGQDEAALDGPVLAGMGLGETEAAMGSPVESDLQEEWPELQSPSRRKRALEEGKEGLFPEQLSRQAEAAAPPEALGELFASAVPAAAHAPHPAAPSRRKRSRGRKPRKKAAGCRGPGGPTQCWGRSEDPGPSENSSSLLPGRVPKKRGRKSKAELLLLKLSQECQAAEAPCPENSALAPSEKDMQCLETTPGGRPKRRAAKVALLYLQELAEELTSVCQAPSSTEPPEGPVTQPKEPGKKRRGRKPKDQRWEAEEDADFVPSEEGLLHAEEEEQEAEEEEEEEEEEEEESDPPPPSEASEPELEPGLPGAARPRAQCRGFAPNGLHKSVMAPVWTSLSVTHRLREQLHSPWEFPEWVPSARRWVFLSESEAADYLPGETKSPLFSIRREGLQEDRGILYRINRFNALQPHEERLDMTFFVGGPVWALEWCPTPEGSGASQCIALYCTPGMDDRHSVSGTHSGPALLQLWDVGPIQQDEGSATKPGLAYGIATNHGCIWDMKFCPSGGWEPPATGRKSPQMSRLGLLAVAFSDGQVLIYSLPHAEAVRAHWRAQVTGVGTAPRHAICKVQHVASLQVGSIQAGNAVECGQCFSVAWMPSKPHQHLAAGFYDGTVALWNLSTKSLLQRVRQPDGALKLYPFRCFLAHDQAVRNIQWCKANSNFMVTAGNDRKVKFWDLRRLHEPLNSIKRFLSTETAWLLPYSGVTVAQDNCYASYGLCGIHYLDAGYLGFRAYFVAPRKGTVWSISGSDWLNTVGAGDVTGELVAAVMPDLSVNPHNIKRPSERRFPVYKASLLPCSLLSKEAASARSPERTPVEGRTYSESVAQNYILFQDPDLRSFKNVFRQKPRGPHHPLPEAKEGGGLGRLQLEAIHKVRFSPNLDCHSWLVSGGQSGLVRLHCLRALASPLSHKLLRECQAQFSAMFDRGEGDDTCPESPPPEVLEAVS